In Leptolyngbya sp. 'hensonii', the following are encoded in one genomic region:
- the hoxE gene encoding bidirectional hydrogenase complex protein HoxE yields the protein MPSSSLQNQSPQATAKNSRPQSTVNGATVDRRFKSLDMTMKRHQHQPDALIEVLHKAQEAFGFLEEDVLLYIARGLRLPLSRVYGVATFYHLFSLKPNGTHTCVVCLGTACHVKGASKLLALLEAELGIKVGETTQDGQVSLMAARCLGACGIAPAIVIDGAVSGKQTPEAALDKVRVLEQQ from the coding sequence ATGCCTTCTTCATCGCTGCAAAACCAATCTCCCCAGGCTACTGCAAAAAACTCGCGTCCTCAATCCACCGTCAATGGTGCAACGGTCGATCGCCGCTTCAAATCATTGGATATGACGATGAAACGGCATCAGCATCAACCAGATGCCCTGATTGAAGTGTTGCACAAGGCTCAAGAGGCGTTTGGATTCCTGGAAGAAGACGTGCTGCTCTATATCGCCAGAGGGCTGAGATTGCCCCTCAGTCGGGTCTATGGGGTGGCTACGTTTTACCATCTGTTTTCCCTGAAGCCCAATGGTACCCATACCTGTGTCGTCTGTTTGGGCACAGCCTGCCATGTTAAGGGAGCCAGTAAATTGCTTGCCCTCCTGGAGGCGGAACTGGGGATCAAAGTGGGAGAAACGACTCAGGATGGCCAGGTGTCCTTGATGGCCGCCCGGTGTTTAGGAGCCTGTGGAATTGCGCCTGCCATTGTGATTGATGGCGCTGTGAGCGGTAAGCAGACGCCTGAAGCTGCTTTAGATAAGGTGCGGGTTTTAGAACAGCAATAA